The following proteins are encoded in a genomic region of Cryptomeria japonica chromosome 11, Sugi_1.0, whole genome shotgun sequence:
- the LOC131072883 gene encoding probable disease resistance protein At4g33300, producing the protein MLSCIMGLAWFAEGFLKSCGGEIASLFSPWIRQLWHLVFPSSSTESSRLPDLPEKIVGLDVRLEELKTRLFAENVKKLGVTAMGGGGKTTLAAALCRDPDVKERFGDKIIYRKVSDFSERKDILESIWVGITNSRSTPNFQSIQVARKRVEEWLSSRPTQNILVVLDDVWLDDSHLKDLIFEADGYKTIVMSRHIVEWLDDIYELPLLEESDALALFCYYAFEQTSIPERGYDKILVQQVAEQCQQLPLALEVIGSSLYEKKNRDEWIYYQKKLSEGGRINSNHEENLLKILALSIDRLHTIDNNNIIKECFLDLILFPGVKEIHVDTLFDIWIYAHNLTLYEARRTLNVLERRRLLRLVNHDIGGHRGISHGIACELYIVQHDMLRKLAIYLVENNQSEDICKRLI; encoded by the exons ATGTTATCCTGTATCATGGGTTTAGCATGGTTCGCTGAAGGGTTTCTGAAAAGCTGTGGTGGAGAGATTGCCTCATTGTTTTCGCCCTGGATTAGGCAATTGTGGCATTTGGTTTTCCCCTCATCTTCAACAGAAAGCTCACGTCTTCCAGATTTACCAGAAAAAATAGTGGGTTTGGATGTTCGATTAGAGGAGTTGAAGACACGGTTATTTGCAGAGAATGTTAAGAAGCTGGGAGTGACAGCAATGGGTGGCGGTGGCAAAACAACCTTAGCAGCTGCTCTCTGCAGAGATCCTGACGTCAAAG AACGATTTGGAGACAAGATCATCTATCGCAAAGTTTCAGACTTTTCAGAACGCAAAGATATTCTTGAGAGCATATGGGTGGGGATTACGAACTCTCGATCAACACCTAATTTTCAGAGCATTCAAGTTGCTCGTAAACGGGTTGAGGAATGGCTTAGTAGTAGGCCGACACAAAATATTCTAGTCGTGCTAGATGATGTGTGGCTTGATGACTCTCATCttaaagatttgatttttgaggCAGATGGATACAAGACTATTGTTATGTCTAGGCACATTGTTGAATGGCTTGATGACATTTATGAATTGCCTTTGCTTGAAGAGAGTGATGCTCTAGCCCTCTTTTGCTATTATGCTTTTGAGCAAACAAGCATTCCAGAGAGAGGATATGACAAGATATTAGTCCAACAG GTAGCAGAACAATGTCAACAATTACCGCTTGCATTGGAGGTGATTGGAAGTTCTTTATATGAAAAGAAAAACAGGGATGAGTGGATATATTACCAAAAAAAGCTTTCAGAAGGAGGACGTATCAATTCCAATCACGAAGAAAATCTTCTCAAGATCCTGGCGTTAAGCATAGATAGGCTTCATACGATtgataacaataatataataaaagaatgCTTTTTGGATTTAATATTATTTCCTGGAGTGAAAGAAATCCATGTTGATACATTGTTTGATATTTGGATTTATGCTCACAACTTAACCTTGTATGAAGCTCGTCGGACTCTGAATGTATTGGAACGACGAAGGTTATTGCGTCTGGTAAATCATGATATTGG AGGTCATCGAGGGATTAGTCATGGCATTGCTTGTGAGCTATATATAGTTCAACATGATATGTTGCGAAAGTTGGCTATTTATTTGGTGGAGAATAACCAATCTGAAGACATATGCAAGAGATTGATCTAA
- the LOC131072878 gene encoding probable disease resistance protein At4g33300: MSELKVLIIINQNSVRTKLDGMSSFGSLTKLKSLRLKKLNVPNLQNHCQSFKESLKKISLCLCSGDNAELNIEVCSELHNLEEISIDCCVNIKEFPVGICNLTSLKRLIITNYHELKKIPDNIGELAGSLEELTLYACATLRELPASICELEKLELLDISKCQYLERLPSQVGKLNKLQTLRIRECEKIKQLPQSASRLISLRHLICDTQFENQCSSLSRANSNLEIIGIEPEHHLRWLDQ, from the coding sequence ATGTCTGAATTGAAAGTTCTTATCATAATCAACCAGAATTCTGTTCGCACTAAACTTGATGGCATgtcatcttttggttctttgacaaagTTGAAGAGTCTTAGACTTAAAAAATTGAATGTCCCTAATCTTCAAAACCATTGTCAATCTTTTAAAGAAAGtctgaagaagatatcattgtgtCTTTGCAGCGGTGATAATGCAGAATTAAACATAGAAGTGTGTTCAGAGCTACATAATCTTGAAGAGATTAGTATTGATTGTTGTGTGAACATCAAAGAATTTCCAGTTGGCATTTGTAATTTAACTTCTCTCAAGAGATTGATCATCACAAACTATCATGAGCTTAAAAAAATACCTGACAATATAGGGGAGCTTGCAGGGTCTCTAGAAGAGTTGACATTATATGCTTGTGCCACTTTGAGAGAACTGCCAGCCTCAATTTGTGAGCTGGAAAAGTTAGAACTTCTTGATATTTCAAAGTGTCAATATTTAGAGAGACTGCCATCTCAAGTTGGTAAGTTAAACAAACTCCAAACTCTTAGGATAAGGGAGTGTGAAAAAATCAAGCAACTTCCTCAATCAGCTAGCAGGCTTATATCTTTGCGGCATTTGATCTGTGACACACAATTTGAAAATCAATGTTCAAGCCTGTCGAGGGCCAATTCTAATCTTGAAATAATTGGCATAGAACCAGAACACCATTTAAGATGGTTGGACCAATAA